Proteins from one Ketobacter alkanivorans genomic window:
- a CDS encoding patatin-like phospholipase family protein, whose translation MPKIINSSTHLHSALVLSGGGARAAYQVGVLKAIADIMPESPRNPFGIISGTSAGAINAVALASHADNFRNAVYNIESVWKSFRPHQVYRSDPVGVFSNALRWLSSLVFASRNRSSLLDNDPLAALLARMIRFDNIQDAIDNGYLRAISVTASGYSSGHSVAFFQGSPDISAWKRFQRVGMRTHLKLEHLMASSAIPVVFPAVRINREYFGDGAVRQLAPLSPALHLGARKVLVVGVSGNRSAPQVQRPEDDYPSLAQISGHLMNSIFLDSLEYDIERMERINGMLDVIPEKVRGKTKGAMHPIDSLIISPSQCLDRIASKYLHVLPVSIRMFLHGIGATRSSGSSILSYLLFERRFCQELIALGYHDGIAKAAEIEAFMASD comes from the coding sequence ATGCCCAAGATAATTAATTCGTCCACCCATCTGCACAGTGCTTTGGTGCTGTCTGGTGGTGGTGCCCGTGCCGCATATCAAGTAGGGGTGCTGAAGGCCATCGCCGACATCATGCCGGAATCCCCCCGCAATCCTTTCGGTATTATTTCAGGCACCTCCGCTGGCGCCATCAATGCGGTGGCCCTGGCTTCCCATGCCGATAACTTTCGTAATGCGGTCTACAACATTGAATCGGTATGGAAATCCTTTCGCCCTCATCAGGTCTATCGCTCCGACCCAGTGGGGGTGTTCAGTAATGCGCTGCGCTGGCTGTCCAGCCTGGTGTTCGCCTCCCGTAACCGGTCTTCTTTACTGGATAATGATCCCCTGGCCGCATTGTTGGCGCGAATGATTCGCTTTGACAATATTCAGGATGCTATTGATAACGGCTATCTACGGGCCATATCGGTGACTGCGTCGGGATACAGTTCCGGGCACTCGGTGGCTTTTTTTCAGGGTTCGCCGGATATCAGCGCCTGGAAGCGCTTTCAGCGGGTGGGTATGCGTACCCACCTAAAGTTGGAGCATTTAATGGCGTCGTCAGCTATTCCGGTGGTGTTTCCGGCGGTACGGATCAACCGGGAATACTTTGGTGATGGCGCGGTGCGGCAGTTGGCTCCCTTGAGTCCGGCTTTGCATTTAGGGGCGCGTAAGGTGTTGGTGGTGGGTGTGAGCGGTAACCGTTCTGCGCCCCAGGTGCAGCGACCGGAGGACGACTATCCTTCGCTGGCCCAGATCAGCGGCCACCTTATGAACAGTATCTTTTTGGACAGCCTGGAATACGATATTGAGCGTATGGAGCGCATCAATGGCATGCTGGATGTGATTCCTGAAAAGGTTCGCGGCAAAACCAAAGGTGCGATGCACCCCATCGACAGCCTGATCATTTCCCCTTCCCAATGCCTGGATCGCATTGCTTCCAAATATCTGCATGTGCTGCCGGTGAGTATTCGCATGTTTTTGCATGGCATCGGAGCCACTCGCAGCTCGGGCTCCAGTATTCTGAGCTATCTGTTGTTTGAACGCAGATTTTGCCAGGAACTGATCGCGCTGGGGTATCACGACGGTATTGCCAAGGCAGCCGAAATAGAGGCCTTTATGGCTAGTGATTAG
- a CDS encoding histidine phosphatase family protein, which translates to MSSTHLILIRHGQIQANIDKRWHGWTDSALTEMGIAQAERVAARIHQHHPDVSAIYASPLQRTFNTALRIAEILQLDIIEEPGIKEYGIGVWEGETFSDLHSKHGFFKQVDADPHFAPEQGESIAQVGDRVSTAWQGFVSSHPGQKVLAVSHGAAMALGMAGLFDKDWYAWGKYQFLNTSVTELKLGAEPELLTLNCVAHLEGL; encoded by the coding sequence ATGAGCAGTACCCATTTAATTCTGATCCGTCATGGACAGATTCAGGCCAACATCGACAAACGCTGGCACGGCTGGACCGACAGCGCGCTCACCGAGATGGGCATTGCCCAGGCAGAACGGGTTGCTGCCCGCATCCATCAGCATCACCCTGATGTCAGCGCCATCTACGCCAGCCCCTTGCAACGCACCTTCAACACCGCCCTGAGAATTGCAGAGATTCTGCAACTGGATATCATTGAAGAACCCGGCATCAAGGAATACGGCATCGGTGTATGGGAAGGCGAAACCTTCAGCGACCTGCACAGCAAACACGGTTTTTTTAAACAGGTGGATGCTGATCCGCACTTCGCCCCGGAGCAAGGGGAATCCATCGCTCAAGTGGGTGATCGAGTCAGCACCGCATGGCAGGGTTTTGTCAGTAGCCACCCCGGCCAGAAAGTGCTGGCGGTAAGCCACGGTGCCGCCATGGCGCTGGGCATGGCCGGCCTGTTCGACAAGGATTGGTATGCCTGGGGCAAATACCAGTTTTTGAACACTTCAGTGACCGAGCTGAAACTGGGGGCAGAGCCTGAGTTGTTGACACTGAATTGTGTCGCCCATCTGGAAGGCCTCTGA
- the speD gene encoding adenosylmethionine decarboxylase, producing the protein MPHKLKLHGFNNLTKSLSFNIYDICYAKTPDHRREYREYVDELYNAERLTQILTTVTEIIGATVLNVARQDYDPEGASVTMLIAEHPVAPDEDPSKEEPGPLKESVVAHLDKSHVTVHTYPETHPDNENGISTFRVDIDVSTCGVISPLKVLNYLIHQFDSDIVTVDYRVRGFTRDVDGVKHYIDHEINSIQNYFLDETLDLYEMIDVNVYQENIFHTKMLLKDFELDNYLFGTGVDELSTDEQDQISRKLRREMLEIFYGRNMSS; encoded by the coding sequence ATTCCACACAAGCTGAAATTGCACGGGTTTAATAACCTGACCAAGTCCTTGAGCTTCAATATCTATGATATTTGTTATGCCAAGACTCCGGACCACCGCCGTGAGTATCGCGAGTACGTTGACGAGCTTTACAATGCAGAGCGCTTGACTCAGATCCTGACCACCGTAACCGAAATCATCGGCGCTACCGTATTGAATGTGGCCCGCCAGGATTACGATCCAGAAGGTGCCAGTGTCACCATGTTGATTGCCGAGCACCCGGTGGCACCCGATGAAGACCCTTCCAAGGAAGAGCCCGGCCCCTTGAAGGAATCCGTTGTGGCCCATCTGGATAAGAGTCACGTAACTGTACACACCTATCCGGAAACCCACCCGGATAACGAAAACGGTATCAGCACCTTCCGTGTGGACATCGATGTTTCCACCTGTGGCGTTATTTCACCCCTGAAGGTGCTGAACTACCTGATTCACCAGTTTGATTCCGATATTGTCACGGTCGATTATCGGGTACGTGGTTTTACCCGTGATGTGGACGGTGTGAAGCATTACATCGATCATGAGATCAACTCCATTCAGAACTATTTCCTGGATGAGACGCTGGATCTGTATGAAATGATCGATGTGAACGTGTATCAGGAAAATATATTTCACACCAAGATGCTGCTGAAAGACTTCGAGCTGGATAACTACCTGTTTGGTACCGGTGTTGATGAGCTGAGCACGGATGAGCAGGATCAAATCAGCCGTAAGCTGCGCCGTGAGATGTTGGAAATCTTTTACGGACGCAACATGTCCAGTTAA
- a CDS encoding OsmC family protein: MKATIRWAGEVKFEAESDSGHTVVIDGPPEYGGQNQGVRPMELMLLGVGGCSSFDVLHILKKSRQDVTDCVAQVEAERVDAVPAVFKSIHLHFVVTGRKLKESQVKRAVELSAEKYCSASIMLTNAGVDVTHSYEIHEAEA; the protein is encoded by the coding sequence ATGAAAGCAACCATACGCTGGGCTGGTGAAGTCAAATTTGAAGCGGAGTCCGACTCCGGTCATACCGTTGTAATCGATGGTCCCCCAGAATACGGTGGCCAGAATCAGGGTGTGCGCCCCATGGAGCTGATGCTGCTGGGCGTGGGAGGCTGCTCCTCTTTCGATGTGCTGCATATCCTCAAGAAATCCCGTCAGGACGTTACAGACTGTGTTGCTCAGGTTGAAGCTGAGCGAGTGGATGCGGTGCCAGCGGTATTCAAATCCATTCACCTGCATTTTGTGGTGACTGGCCGCAAACTGAAAGAGTCCCAGGTGAAGCGCGCGGTGGAGCTGTCTGCTGAAAAATATTGCTCTGCTTCTATCATGCTGACCAACGCCGGGGTTGATGTAACCCACAGTTACGAAATCCATGAGGCAGAGGCTTGA